TCTCGCCGCCGAAGGCGTGCGCGATCTTGCGGGCCACGCGTTTCGTCGCGCCCTTGGAACTGCCGAAGAAGATGCCGACTTCAGTCATGGTGTTCGCTCTCCTGAGCGTGCAATAATGCGAAGACGAGCCGCGCGCGTCAATGCGGCGCGGGCATCCTGGATCATGGGATCCACAAGGAGCAATAGTGCCCCTCGCCACCCGACTGCGACGATTTCTCGACCCGGAAGCCGTGAGCCAGCTCGACAGCATGGAGCTCATTGCGCGGCTGGTGGTGGAGGGCTTCATCGCCGGGCTGCACCGCAGCCCCTTCCACGGCTTCTCGGTGGAGTTCTCGGAGTATCGGCCCTACAACCCGGGTGACAGCGTGAGCCGGGTGGACTGGAAGGTCTTTGCCAAGACGGACCGCCACTACATCAAGCTCTTCGAGGAGGAGACGAACCTCCGCGGCACGCTGCTCCTGGACGGCAGCCGTTCCATGGACTTCGCCGGCCGCGAGGGCGGCATCACCAAGTTCCGCTACGCGAGCATGCTGGCCGCGGGACTGGCCTACCTGCTCGTGCGCCAGCAGGACGCCGTGGGCCTGATCACCTTCGACGAGCAGATCCGGCAGGTGCTGCCGGCACGCAGCGTGCGGCGGCACCTCTACGACCTGCTCACCGCCATCGAGCGCAACGAACCGGGCGGCCTCACCGACGTCGGCGCCACCCTGCACCGCGCCGCCGAGCGCGTGAAGCGCCGCGGCCTGGTGATCCTGCTCAGCGATCTCCTCGACGAGCCCGAGCGCGTGCTCGCCGGGCTCAAGCATTTCCGTCACCGCGGGCACGAGGTGCTGGTCTTTCACGTCCTCGATCCGCTGGAGCGCGACCTGGACCTGCGCCGCGAGGTCCGCCTCGAGGACCTGGAGACGGGCGAGAAGCTGCGCACGCAGCCCTGGTTCATCCGCAAGGAGGTGGGCGAGCGCGTCGACGCCTGGATCCGCCAGCTCGAGAGCGAGTGCCGCGCCCACCGCATCGACTACGTGCCGCTGACCACCGACATGCCCTTCGACGTCGCCCTGCGCCGCGTGCTCGACCGTCGCGCGCGTCTGCGCTAGCCGGGAGGCCACCCGTGAAGTACCGCTTGCTGGGCCGCAGCGGCCTGCGCGTCTCCGAGCTCTGCCTCGGCACCATGACCTTCGGCGAGGACTGGGGCTGGGGCGCCGACAAGCCCACCAGCCGCGCGCTCTACGACGCCTACCGCGCCGCCGGCGGCAACTTCTTCGACACCGCCAACCGCTACACCGAAGGCACCAGCGAGCGCTACCTCGGCGAGTTCTGCGCGAGCGAGCGCGACCAGGTGGTGCTCGCCACCAAGTTCACGCTCTGGACGCGCCGCGACGATCCCAACGCCTGCGGCAATCACCGCAAGAACATGGTGCAGGCGCTGGAGGCCAGCCTGAAGCGCCTCGGCACCGACTACGTGGACCTCTACTGGGTGCACGCCTGGGACTTCACCACCTCGCCCGAGGAGCTGATGCGCGGCCTCGACGACCTGGTGCGCGCGGGCAAGGTGCTCTACGTCGGCGTCTCGGACACGCCGGCGTGGGAGGTGAGCCGGGCCGTCACCCTGGCCGAGCTGCGCGGCTGGACGCCGTTCACCGCGCTGCAGATCAAGTACAGCCTGCTCGAGCGCACGCCCGACCGCGACCTGCTGCCCATGGCCCGCGCGCTGGACCTGGCGGTGACGCCCTGGAGCGTCCTCGGCACGGGCCTGCTCACGGGCAAGTATCGCCGCGGCGAGGCCGGCGAGGGCGACCGCCTCGCGCGCAACGGGCGCGCCGACCAGGTGGACGCGCGCACCCAGGCCATCGTGGACGCCGTGATCGCCGTGGCCGGGGAACTCGGCTGCACCCCGTCGCAGGTGGCCATCGCCTGGCTGCTCGGCCAGCCGGGGGTGATCCTGCCGCTGGTGGGCGCGCGGCGGCCCGAGCAACTCGCCGACAACCTGGGCGCGCTGGACGTCACCCTGGACGCGGCGCAGCGCGAGCGCCTCGACGCGGTGAGCGCCGTC
Above is a window of Candidatus Latescibacterota bacterium DNA encoding:
- a CDS encoding aldo/keto reductase; its protein translation is MKYRLLGRSGLRVSELCLGTMTFGEDWGWGADKPTSRALYDAYRAAGGNFFDTANRYTEGTSERYLGEFCASERDQVVLATKFTLWTRRDDPNACGNHRKNMVQALEASLKRLGTDYVDLYWVHAWDFTTSPEELMRGLDDLVRAGKVLYVGVSDTPAWEVSRAVTLAELRGWTPFTALQIKYSLLERTPDRDLLPMARALDLAVTPWSVLGTGLLTGKYRRGEAGEGDRLARNGRADQVDARTQAIVDAVIAVAGELGCTPSQVAIAWLLGQPGVILPLVGARRPEQLADNLGALDVTLDAAQRERLDAVSAVPLGFPHDFLAQDYVRDLVFAGCQDRIVNHRER
- a CDS encoding DUF58 domain-containing protein; translated protein: MRRGHPGSWDPQGAIVPLATRLRRFLDPEAVSQLDSMELIARLVVEGFIAGLHRSPFHGFSVEFSEYRPYNPGDSVSRVDWKVFAKTDRHYIKLFEEETNLRGTLLLDGSRSMDFAGREGGITKFRYASMLAAGLAYLLVRQQDAVGLITFDEQIRQVLPARSVRRHLYDLLTAIERNEPGGLTDVGATLHRAAERVKRRGLVILLSDLLDEPERVLAGLKHFRHRGHEVLVFHVLDPLERDLDLRREVRLEDLETGEKLRTQPWFIRKEVGERVDAWIRQLESECRAHRIDYVPLTTDMPFDVALRRVLDRRARLR